A stretch of the Candidatus Bipolaricaulota bacterium genome encodes the following:
- a CDS encoding RNA methyltransferase, with protein MGNLYIGLFHFPMRSRTGEIVATSTTAVDVHDIARTARTYGVRRYFVVTPLPSQQEISWRIRGFWTEERADAESRRAEALEIVTVAADLEETLAEIEAEEGMAPLLVATSARRHGKRNVSYAELKEYLQTEDRPVYIIFGTGWGMAEELIAATDALLPPIRGKSDFNHLSVRAAVAIVLDRVVGEN; from the coding sequence TCGGCCTGTTTCACTTTCCGATGCGCAGCCGCACCGGCGAGATCGTCGCCACCTCGACCACTGCGGTCGACGTGCACGATATCGCACGGACGGCGCGGACGTACGGGGTGAGGCGCTACTTCGTGGTGACCCCGCTCCCGTCGCAGCAGGAGATCTCGTGGCGGATCCGCGGGTTCTGGACGGAGGAGCGGGCGGACGCGGAGAGCCGACGGGCAGAGGCGCTCGAGATCGTGACCGTCGCCGCCGACCTCGAGGAGACCCTGGCCGAGATCGAGGCGGAGGAGGGGATGGCGCCGTTGCTCGTTGCCACCTCGGCGCGGCGGCACGGAAAACGGAATGTCTCCTACGCAGAGCTCAAAGAGTACCTGCAAACGGAGGACCGGCCGGTATATATCATTTTCGGAACCGGATGGGGGATGGCAGAGGAGCTGATCGCCGCCACGGACGCCCTTCTCCCTCCGATAAGAGGAAAAAGCGACTTTAACCACCTCTCGGTGCGGGCGGCGGTGGCGATCGTCCTCGACCGCGTGGTGGGAGAAAACTAG